In Paludibaculum fermentans, the genomic stretch CGGAGTACCGCCTGAACAACGGGCTGAGAGTGCTTCTTTTTCCGGATCCGACGAAATCGAATATCACCGTGAATATCACCTATCTGGTGGGGTCGCGGCACGAGGATTACGGGGAGACGGGCATGGCGCACCTGCTCGAGCACCTGATGTTCAAGGGCTCGACGAACCACCCGAATGTTCCGAAGGAGCTGCAGGATCACGGCGCGCGTCCCAATGGGACCACGTGGTTCGATCGCACGAACTACTTCGAGACGTTCAACGCCACGGATGAGAATCTGCTGTGGGCGCTGTCCCTGGAAGCGGACCGCATGGTGAACTCCTTCATCGCCAAGAAGGACCTGGACAGCGAAATGACGGTGGTGCGGAACGAGTTTGAATCGGGCGAGAACGATCCGGACTCGATTCTGGAAGAGCGCGTGATGTCGACGGCGTACCTGTGGCACAACTACGGGAAGTCGACGATTGGCGCGCGTTCAGACCTGGAACAGGTGCCGATCGAGCGACTGCAGGCGTTCTGGAAGCACTTCTACCAGCCGGACAACGCGGTGCTGGTGGTGGCGGGCAAGTTTGACGAAGCGAAGACGCTGACCCTGGTCGAGAAGCTCTACGGGCCGATTCCGAAGCCGGCGCGGCAGTTGCGCCGGACCTATACGGCTGAGCCGACACAGGATGGTGAGCGCTCCGTGACGCTGCGCCGCGTGGGCGATGTGCAGGCCGTGGCTGCCGTGTGGCACATTCCGCCGGGCTCGCATGAAGAGTTTGCGCCGATGGAGATGGCCGGCCGGATCCTGGGTGATGCGCCCTCGGGCCGCCTGTACAAGGCGCTGGTGGAGACCAAGAAGGCCGCGAGCATCAGCACGAGCGAGTATCAGTTGAAGGATCCGGGCGTCTTCATCGCGCACGCTTCCGTGCGGACGGAGAGTTCGCTGGCCGATGCGCGCAAAACGCTGCTGGATACCGTTGACGAGGTGAAGACGAAGCCCTTCACGAAGGAAGAGCTGGAACGGGTGCGCGCCAACTGGCTGAAGAATTTCGACCTGGCGCTGAACAACTCCGCGGCCATTGCGCTGCAGCTTTCCGAATGGCAGGGCATGGGCGACTGGCGGCTTCTGTTCCTGCATCGCGACCGGATCAAGAAGGTCACGCTGGAGCAGGTGCAGAAGGCGGCGGAGAAGTACCTGATCGCGTCGAACCGGACGGTGGGCGAGTTCATTCCCGACAAGGCGCCGTTACGCGCCGAGATCCCGACCGCGCCCGATGTGACGGCGCTGGTGAAGGATTACAAGGGTGAGGCCGTTGTGAGCCAGGGCGAGTCGTTTGACGCGTCTCCGGAGAACATCGACAAGCGGACGATCCGCGGCGACCTGAAGGGCGGCATCAAGCTGTCATTCATCAACAAGAAGACGCGCGGCAACCAGGTGGTGGCGACGCTGAGCCTGCATTTCGGCGATGAAAACAACCTCAAGGGCAAGGACTTCGCCGCCGGATTCGCGGGGCAGATGCTGATGCGCGGTACGGCCAAGCACACGCGGCAGCAGATCAAGGACGAGTTCGACCGGCTGAAGGCGAGCGTGAGTGTGGGCGGCAGCGAAACCGGGGCCAGTGTCCGCATCACGACGACCAAGGAGAACCTGCAGCCCGTGCTGACGCTGGTGGCCGAACTGCTGAAGGAATCGACTTTCCCGCAGACCGAGTTCGACCAGTTGAAGCAGCAGATGCTGGCACAGTTGGAGCAGTCAAAGAGCGACCCGCAGGCGATTGCCTTTCTCGCGGTGCAGCGCCACCTGAATCCGTATCCGAAGGACGACGTGCGCTACATCCGCACGGTGGACGAGGAGGTCGAGAGTGTGAAGGCGCTGACCCTGGATGAGGTAAAGGCGTTCCACAAGCAGTTCTACGGCGCGTCGCACGGTGAGTTTGTCGTCATCGGCGACTTCGATCCCGAGACCACGCAGAAGCAGGTTTCCGACCTTTTCAATGACTGGAAGAGCCAGCAGAAGTTCGCCCGGGTGAAGAAGGAATACAAGGCTATCGAAGCGGAGAGTGTTGTGTTCGAGACGCCGGACAAGGCGAATGCGATGTTCATCGCCGGCCTGCCGGTGAAGATCAACGACACGAATCCGGACTATCCCGCGATGCTGTTGGGGAATTACATTCTGGGTTCGGGCATGAACTCGCGGCTGTTTGCCCGCATCCGCGGCAAGGAAGGTTTGAGCTACGGCGTCGGTGCTCAGTTTGTCGTGTCTCCGGAAGACGACAGCGGGATATTCATGGCGTTCGCGATCTGCGCTCCGCAGAACGCGGCGAAGGTGGAAGCATCGTTCAAGGACGAAGTCGGATTGATCCTGGCGAAGGGCTACTCGGCCGATGAGGTCGAAGCTGCCAAGAAGAGCCTGCTGCAGGCGCGCCAGGTGAGCCGGGCGAATGACGGCGAACTGGTGTCGCGTTTGGCCGGACAGCGTTTCTACAACCGCACGATGGCCTTCGATTCCGAGATCGAAGCGAAGATCCAAAAACTGACGCTGGCCGACATTCAGGCGGCGATGAAGAAGTATATCGATGTGTCCCGGATGAGCATTTACAAGGCCGGTGACTTCAAGAAGGCCGCGGCTACCAACTAATGATTACTGACCTCGTCCAGATTCGCCGTTTGGGCGAGCAGAAGCGCGGCGAAAACGAGCGTTTTCGCCGCCACATCAAGACGCACAGCTTCGTGGAGCGCCGTCTGCGGCACATTGCCGAAGAGACCGAAGAGGCGATCGACTGCACGACCTGCGCGAACTGCTGCAAGGTCGCGACGGTCACGCTGACGGAGCGCGACGTGACGAAGCTGGCCAAGTTCCTGCGCATCAAGGAAGGCAAGTTCCTGAGGGAGTACACGGAGCAGTCGGAAGAAGAAGGGCTGATCCTGAAGCGCGACGAGGATACGGGTTGCGTGTTCCTCTCGGGTACGGAATGTACGGTGTACGAGGCGCGGCCGGCGACATGTGGTGACTTCCCGCACCTGGTGAGGGGCGCGGGCTCGCTGCAGTCGCGGACCTGGCAGTTCATTGACCGCGCGTGCTATTGCCCGATCGTCTACAACACCCTGGAGAAATGGAAGGTGGAGACGGAGTTTTCTCCGTCCCCGAAATAAGCGGCCGAACGGAACGGCTTGCTAGTCGTCGAGCTTCTCGGTCAGCGTGAGAGGTTCCTTCAAGCGGAAGGTGAGGCGCGTCTCGCTGGGCAGGCTGGCGTCCTTGCCGCGGGTGGCAAGCACTCCGCCGGCACCGGCCGCGCCGCCGACGCCCGCCCCGATGGCCGCGCCCTTGCCGCCTCCGGCAATGGCTCCGATGGCCGCTCCGATGCCGGCGGCGACACCGGCCTTGGCCATGTCACCTTTCACTCCGCTTTCGGCTTCCTTGCGGAAAGAGTCGGTTTTCACGGCGACCTTCTGGCCATCGGCCGTGCTGAGTTCGGTCAATTCCACGGCCAGAGCCGCGCGGCCCTTGACGCGCCCGGCCCGGTCCAATTCCACGACACGGCCGCGCTGAGAAGAGCCGCGTTCCGCGATCACGAAGCCATCGACGACCAGCGGCTGGTCGAGCGTAGCGGTGAAGTTCTGGCCATCCTGGCTGTTCTTCGTGCTGAGCTCTTCGCGCAGGCGGACGGTGATCATCGTGCCGGCGGGCACGGTGACACTATGCGGCTGGCGCGGGGCGGGCTTCGGTTCCGGCCTCATCGCCGGAGGAGCGGCCACTGGCTTTTCCATGGGGGGCGGCTCGGGGTTAGTGACGACCGGAGGCGGCACGGCGGCGGGCCGGGGCTGTTCCTGGACACCGGGGGGTGGGACTGGCGGATCGTACTTCGCGACGGCTACCGGCCTGGACTGGGTTTTGGCGGGCTTCGCCACCGGTTTCGGCTTCACCGGTTCCTGCTGGGGCGGGGCGGGTTCCGGGGCGGGCGGGGGCGTTGGCTCCGCTACCGCCGGGGTGGGTGTGGGGGCTGGCGCGGCGACACTCACGGGCACCGGCTCCGGAGCGCGATTCTTCATCGCAATGTACACTACGCCGCCTGTCAGCAGCACACCTAATCCAAAGGCCACTATCAACTTCTGGAACATCGTCTCGTCCTCTCAATTGTTTGAACGCGGCCCGCGCGAGCCGCGTTTCAACCCCGATACAATGGTAGAGATGGCAAACTTCCCCGCAGCCTACAAGGTCGGGCCTGTCGAGATCCGTCCGGCAACCGTGCTGGCGCCGATGGCCGGAGTAACGGATACTGTATTTCGCCGGCTGATCCGGAACCAGGGTGGCTGCGGCCTGATCATGACCGAGTTCACCAGCTCACACGGCGTGGTGGCCAGCGGCCGTCATCCCAACCGTAAATCCATCAAGAGCTTCCACTACCTCTATTTTGAACCCGAAGAGCACCCGATCAGTGCGCAATTGTTCGGGTCCGACCCGGAAATCATGTCTGAAGCGGCTAAGGTCTGTCAAGACAATGGTTTCGATGCCGTCGATATCAACTTTGGGTGCCCGGTGAAGAAGGTGGTGACGTGCAATGGCGGCTCCGGCCTGCTGAGGAACCTGCCGCTAGTGGAAGAGCTGCTGAAGCGGGTGCGGTCGTCCATCAGCATTCCCCTGACGATGAAGTTCCGCGCGGGCTGGAATGACAAGGAACTGGTCCACGTCCAGATGGCGAAGCTGGCCGAGGACAACGGAGTGGCGGCGATTGCTCTGCACCCGCGTACGCGCGAGCAGGGCTACAGCGGACGCGCCGACTGGACGCGCATCGCGGAAGTGAAGGATGCGGTGAAGATTCCGGTGATCGGCAACGGCGACATCACGACGCCGGAGGATGCGATCCGGATGGTGCGGGAGACGGGCTGCGACGCCGTGATGATCGGCCGGGCGGCCTCCTCGAATCCGTGGATCTTCCGCCAGATTGCGGAGTATCTGGAAGGCAAGCCGTACTTTCAGCCGACGGAGCACGACCGCTGGCAGATGATGCATACCTACTACACCATGCTGCTGACGAAGCGCAGCCTGGATGCGGTGGGCAAGATGAAGCAGTTCGCCACTTACTTCACGCACGGGGTGCGGAACGGCGCGAAGCTGCGGACGGCGATCTATCAGTCGCGGGAAGCGTCGGAGATCCTCTCTCTCGTGAATCAGTTTTTTGAGCGTGAACTCACCAGCCCGGACGAGAAGCTGGCGACGGTGTTGTTGTAGTTGTTGGGCTCCATGAAGAAAGTACAGGCGATTACAGACGGATCGTGCCTGGGCAATCCCGGGCGTGGCGGTTGGGCGTGCATCCTGCGGTACGGCGGGCACACCAAAGAGATGTACGGCAGTGAGCGGGAGACGACGAACAACCGCATGGAACTGACCGCGGCGATCCAGGCCCTGGCCGCGCTGCGCGAAGCCTGCGAGGTGGAGATCGTCACCGACTCACAGTATGTGAAGAACGGCATCCAAACATGGATGGCGGGCTGGAAGCGGAACGGCTGGAAGACCGCCGCCAAGAAGCCGGTGATGAACCAGGATCTTTGGGTGGAGCTCGACGAGCAGGTGCAGCGGCACAAGACCGACTGGGTGTGGACCAAGGGCCACGCCAATCACGCCGACAACAACCGCTGCGACGAACTGGCGCGCATGGCTGCCGAGAATCAGAGTTCGTCCTAGGCTCCGCGCCAGCGCAAGAGGCTGATTTCCAGCGAAGATAGAGGGACCTGCGCTATCCAGCGCGGCTCGCAGAAGAAAGACTATCGGTTTGAAAGTAGCTATTTTTGGTGGGACCTTCGACCCCATCCACAACGCCCATCTCCGCGTGGCCCGCGAAGCGGCCGATCGGCTCTCGCTGGACCGGGTTTTGCTTGTCCCCTCCGCGAATCCGCCGCACAAGCCGTCTGGCACGACCACCGCATATGAGGATCGCTTCCGCATGGTGGAGCTGGCCTGCGCGGCCGATGCGCGCTTCGAGCCATCGCGGCTGGAAGAGGGGCAGGGCAAGAGCTATTCCATCGACACCATTGAACGTGTGAAGGCGCGGCTGAGCCCGTCGGACCAACTCTACTTCCTCATAGGCGCCGATGCCTTCGCCGAGATCGGATCGTGGCACCGGTCGGCCGAGGTGCTGGGCGCGGTGGAGTTCATTGTCGTCTCGCGGCCCGGGTATGCTTACCCCATTCCGCCCGGCGCTCGCGTCAGAGGACTGGAAACTTTGGCGCTTGTCATCTCATCGTCAGAAATCAGGCGCAAACTGGATAGTGGCGAACCAGTGGAAGAGCTGCCGGATCCGGTCCTGCGCTACATCCGCGATCACGGCCTCTACCAATAATGACTGCCCGCATCTTTCTCAAGCTCATTGCCAGCGTCCTGTTGATCATGGTGATCGTCCTGACGGCGGTCGACTTCCTGGCCTCGGAATTGACCGAGAAGGCGTACATCCAGGGGCTGACCCTCGAGATGGAAGAGAAGATGAAGATGCTGGGTGTGATCGGCCAGCAGAAACTGCTGGAGGTCTCTCCGTCGAACATCCGGGCGCTGGCGGCCGCGGCGGGCGGGCGTTTGACGATCATCGCCCCTGACGGGCGCGTGATTCTCGACTCTGAGGCTGATCCGGCGCGCATGGAGAACCACGGCCACCGGCCCGAGGTCCAGGCGGCGCTGCAGGGGCGGATGGGCAACTCCCTGCGGCAGAGCCCCACCATGGGGATCAACTTCCTGTATGTGGCCGGACCCGTTCCGGCCGGCGCGGCCCGACTGGCGGTGCCCCTGCGGGAAGTGCGGTCGCAGGTATCGAAGATCCGCACTCGCGTGATGCTGTACATGGCGCTGGCCTTCCTGCCCGCCATCCTCGTGGCCGGGTTCATCGCCCGGTATTTCTCTTCGCGGCTGGGCGCCATCATCGACTACGCTTCGACGCTCGCCACCGGAGACTTTAAGGTCCGCCTGAAGCACACGGGCAACGATGAGCTGGGTACGCTGGCAAAGCAATTGAACGAGACCGGCGCAAAGCTCGAGAAGGTGTTCGACGAGCTGCACCGTGAGCACGTGGAGCTCGAGAAGGTGGAGCGGATCCGCAAAGACTTCGTGATCAACGTGAGCCACGAACTGCGGACGCCCCTGGCCTCGATTCAAGGTTATACCGAGACGCTGCTGGAAGGCGCGATTCACGACGACCAGAACAACGTGCGCTTCCTGCACATCATCCGGCAGAACGCTGAGCGCCTGGGCCGCCTCACCGGCGATCTGCTGACGCTGTCGCGCATCGAGATGAAGTCGCAGCGCTTCCAGTTCGCGTCCTACTATGTGAACCCGCTGCTGAAGGACTGCATCGAGTCACTGGAACCCGTGGCCGCCAAGAAGCGCATCAGCCTGCACCTGGTGCCGGCGCCGGACCGCACCGAGGCCTTCTGTGACTCCGAAGCGGTCCACCAGATGATGTCGAACCTGCTGGACAACGCCATCAAGTACACGCCGGAGGACGGCCGGATCACCGTGACGGCCGAGTGCCTGAACGATTTCGTGCGGGTGGGCGTCAGCGATACCGGCATCGGTATCCCCCACGAAGACCTGCCCCGGCTGTTCGAGCGTTTCTATCGCGTCGACAAGGCCCGTTCGCGCGAACTGGGCGGCACGGGACTGGGGCTCGCGATCGTCAAGCACCTGGCGCGCTCGCAGGGCGGCGACGTCGGCGTGGAGAGTGTCCTGGGGCAGGGGACCACTTTCTGGTTCACACTGCCGACAAACGACCTGGGCCTCTCGGAACAAGAGGCGCTTTAACTTCAATTCACGCTACTGTAATCTGAATGTAACAGTAGGCGCGTTATTACTGGAGTTGACAATCTGGCCACATCCCCATGAAAAAAATCCTGCTGATTGAAGACGACTCCGACCTCTTCGCACTGCTCAAGTACAACCTGGAGAAGGAAGGTTTCCAAATGGTGGGCGCGCAGACTGGCCGTGGGGCCGTCGATCTTTGCCGCCGCGAGCGTCCTGATCTCATCATTCTCGACATCATGCTGCCCGACTCCGATGGCCTGGACATCTGCAAGGGCATCCGCACGCATCCGGAACTCTCCCACATCCCGGTGATCTTCCTGACGGCCCGCGCCTCCGAAACCGACCGCATTGTCGGCCTGGAACTGGGCGCCAACGACTACATCGTCAAACCGTTCTTCGTCCGTGAACTGATTGCGCGCATCAAGATCCAGTTCCGCCAGTTGGCGCAGCCGGTGCGGAAGCTGCAGTCCGGCCCGCTCGACCTCGACCGTTCCGCCTGCCGCGTGAGCCTCAATGGCAATCCGCTTTCGCTGACCGCCACGGAGTTTCGCCTGCTGGAGTTCCTGATGACCCGGCCGGGCGTAGTATTCTCGCGTGAACAGTTGCTGGATGCGGTGTGGGGCCACGACCGCGCCGTGACCGACCGTACGGTGGACGTCTACATCCTGCGGCTGCGCCAGAAGATCGAGGACGACCCCGCCGCTCCGGCTTTCATTCGTTCGGTCCGCGGCTTCGGCTACTCGTTCAACGAAGCGGCCAACCAGCCCGCCGCGGCGATGGTGTAAGAGTCCGCTGACACTGCCTGCGCTGCATACCTGAATCAAGCAATGGGCTGCACGGTAAGTCCTCAAGAGGGGACTTACCGTCTGTCCCTTCCAGTATTCGTCGCTTGCCACGGGCCATCCTCCGTGGAGTATCCAATACAACTCGATGAACCGTCGCCCGCCGGGATTCGCATCCTTTCGCTGAGTGTCCACCCAGATCCCGAATCCGCCAACCATGCCGCCGTGCCGGATGACAAGCCGTGTCGCGGATTGACCGGCTCCGGAGGCCCATTTTACGGGCTTCCAGTGGCCATTTCGGATTCACGCAACTGAAACCATCGTCATCCAACATTTACCGATCTTTCGTCTCTTCTACACCTCTCTTTCGCATGCTGAACAGGTGGCTTGCGCCACTCTGTGATGCTTCGGATTCACCACCTCTCATCTGCGGTCCTCTTCCTCTTCAGCTTTAACCTGTGGGGCCAGACCCAAAAGGGCACTGTCTCGGGGACAGTCTTCGATGCCCAAACCTCCCGCCCCATCGTCGGGGTCAAAATCTATGTCAACGGGCAGACCGGAGACGGCCTGGCGACGGGCACGGACGGCACCTACCGTGTGGAGCTGTCACCCGGCAAATACTCGCTGAAGTTCACCAGCGAGCAGTACCTGGACGTCACGCTGACCGAAGTGAATATCAAGGGCGGCGATGCGGTGGACGGCTCCACCCTGATGACGTCCAAGGGTATGACCACCACGGTGGAGGTATCCGAGAGCGTCAGCGCCGTGACGGCTACGGCGGAAGCGATGCTTTCCGAACGCAAGCTGGCGGCACAAGTGAGCGACTCCATCTCGAACGAGGAGATGAAGAAGTCCACCGCCTCCGATGCCGCCCGCGCGCTGGAGAAGGTCACCGGCGTCTCGGTCGTGGAAGGCGGCTACGTCTATGTTCGCGGCCTGGGCGAGCGCTACTCCGCCACCATGTTGAACAACGCCATGGTGCCCACCACGGAGGCCGAGCGCCGCGTGGTGCCGCTGGATCTCTTCCCGGCGGCCATGATCGACAACATCCGGATTCTGAAGACCTACACGCCCGACCTGCCTGGCGAGTTTTCGGGCGGCCTGGTGCAGATGACGACCGTCGAGTTCCCCGCGCAGAAGACCTTCCAGGTGAGCATGACGATGGGCTTCAACGACCGCACGACGTTCCAGCGCTTCGCCAGTTATCCGGGCGGCTCGCTGGATCAGTTCGGGTTTGACGACGGTTCCCGCGCCATCCCCTCCGCGATTCCCACCAGCCGCCGAGTTTCCATCGGGAGCGACAGCCGCCAGCAACTGGCCGACTACGCGAAGGCGTTCTCGAACAACTGGCAGCCGGTCTATTCCGATTCCGTGCGGCCCTCGCAGTCCTACAGTGTGGTGGGTGGAGGAACCTTTGGCCGGTTCGGAGTGGTGGGCGCGCTCACGTTCACCAACAAGCCGCAGTTCCAGCAGGAGCAGCAGACTTACTATCGCCGCCTGGGCCTCGGCGGCACTATCGCCCCTTATAGCGATTACCCGGACTTCCGCCAGTACGACCAGTTGGCTCGCCTGGGCGGAGTCCTGAATGCGGCCTTTCGCATCACGAACAACCATAAGCTGCTGTTTCGCAACACGCTCACCCGCGACAGCGACAAGGAAGCGCGCGAATTCTCGGGCACCGACAACAACCAGGGGGGCGTCATCTCCTCTGAGCGCCTGCGCTGGGTGGAACGGCGGCTCTTCTCGACGGGCGTCGAAGGGGACCACGCGATGCCCAAGCTGCGCGACCTGCTGCTGAAGTGGCAGTTGACCTTCTCCCAGTCGGGCCGCGACGAACCGGATCTGCGCGAAGTGCTGCGCGCCCAGCAGCCCGATGGCCGCTTCGCCTTTCTGAACTCGGGCGGCTCGGGCCAGCGCTTCTTCGACCAGTTCACCGATAAGATCTACGAGCCCCAGGCCGAAGTGAGCCAGCCTTTCTTCAAAGGCAAGCTGAGCGGGATCTGGAAGGTCGGGTTCCGCGCCACTCTGCGCAACCGCGACTTCGACGCCCGGCGTTTCCGCTTCCAACTGCAGAACCCCCAACAGGTGAATGTCTACGCGGATTCGAACGAGCTGTTTGGGACGGCCAACCTGCGGCCTGGGGCCTTTGAGCTGCGTGAGGAGTCGCGCGGCACCGATCGCTACACCGCCGACATGAAGATCTACGGCGGCTACGGCATGGTGGATTTTGGAATTGGCCCGCGCTGGCGCTTCGTCACCGGGGTGCGTGTGGAAGATGCTGATATCAGCGTCGTCACCAGGGATCCGTTCCAGCCCGGCACGCCCTACATCGCGAACCTGGTCAATCGCGATCCGCTGCCCTCGTTCAATGCGATCTATGCCCTGACGGCCCGGCAGAACCTGCGCTTCACCTACAGTCAAACCGTGTCGCGGCCTGACTTCCGCGAGCTCTCGCCCTTCGAGTTCACCAATGTCCAGGGCGGCTTCAACGTCGCCGGGAATCCGAACCTGAAGCGGGCCAAGATCAATAATTTCGACGCCCGCTGGGAATGGTTCCAGGGTGGCAATCAACTCCTCGCGGCCAGTTTCTTTGTGAAGGACTTCACGGATCCGATTGAGAGCACCGTCCAACCGACCACCGACTTGCGCTCGTCGTTCCTGAATGCGAAAGGCGCCGTGAATCGAGGGGTCGAACTGGAGATGCGCAAGGGGCTGGGCTCGCTCCACTCGCGGCTGCGGGATCTCAACCTGCAGGCCAATTTTACCTTTGTGGATTCCCAGGTGAGCATCCGGCCTGAAGACCAGGGCATCCTCACCTCGCTCAGCCGTCCGCTGGCCGGGCAATCCCGCTACATCTACAACGTCATCACCGAGTGGACGAAGCCCAAGCTGCGTTCGCAGGCGCGCTTCTATGTGAACAGCGTCTCGCGACGCCTGTCCGATGTGGGCGCCATCGGCCTGCCGGATATCTACCAGGAACGCAACGTCTTTCTCGATTTCGTGTATCAGTACGCGCTGGTGGAGAGCGGCCGGGCCTCCATCCGCTTTAATGCAGAGAACCTGGGGGACAACAGGTACCGCTGGACACAGGCGGGCCTTCCCACCCGGCAGTATCAGACCGGCCGGACGTACACCGTCGGCCTGACCTACTCCATTTTCTAGATCCGCACCTCGAAAGGAAGAAGCAGCAATCTATGTTGAAACGATCACTCCTCGTGCTGACCGCCGCCGCTGCAGCACTGCAGGCGGGTAGCCTCGGCAGCTTTACCCGGGTGGACCGCGCCACGGCCGCCGCTCAGGCTGCCTCGACGAACAGCCCTTCGGCCGCGGCCGTCGAGCACTCCAATGTGACCCTGTATGTCTGGGCTGACAAATATGTCTACCAGCCCGGTGAAGCGCTCACACTGAAGATGACGGTCAAGACAAACGACCCGTATCCTTACACGATCGTGGCCTTCCGCCAGAACAACCAGACGGGCAAGAAGACCTTCTTCGGCCCGAACCAGACGAGCGAAACGCCCATCGACGTCTATGGCCGCACCTCGGATCAGGGTTACCAGCCGGTGCGCGTGGCCGACCAGACCCGCAGCGTCGTCGTCGGCGATGGCGGCTGGCTCAACAACACCGCCCTCACGGTGCCCAGCGAACTCGGCATGCACACGCTTACCGTGCAGTTGCGAGACTACACCGGCGGCCGCGTCCTGAAGTCCGCTTACTTCAAGATCGGCGTCGTGGACGGCTTCGTCGATGTCGGAGGCGTCATTGGACAGGACACCACCTGGGTGAATACCAAGGCCTACCGCATCCAGTCCCTGACCCGCGTCGAGAACGCCACCCTCACCATCCAGCCCGGCACGTTCGTGATCGGCATGCCCCGTACGGACGATCCGACGGCGCTGATCATCACGACGAGTGCGAAGATCAATGCCCAGGGCACGCGGTCGCGGCCCATCATCATGACCAGCTCGCAGCCCTTCGGCAACCGTGGCCGGGAAGACTGGGGCGGCCTGGTGATGCTCGGCAAGGCCAAGATCAACGTCACCGGCGGCACCAACTTCATTGAAGGCCTCGACAACCGCCCCTACCTGCAGTATGGCGGCACCGACGACACCCACGATTGCGGCGCCCTCGCCTACGTTCGTGTGGAGTACGCCGGGTCGGTCTTCACGACCAACAACGAGATCAACTCCTTCACCTGGGGCGGCTGCGGCAGCAAGACCGTGGCGCACCACCTGCAGGCCCACTACGGCAAGGACGACACGTTCGAGTGGTTCGGCGGCAACAGCGACCTGAAGTATGCCGTTGGCAGCTACGGCGCCGACGACTACCTCGACTGGCAACTCGGCTGGCGTGGCCGCGTCCAGTATCTGGTCGGCATTCAGCATCCCGGCACCGGCCTCGGAAACCGGGGCATTGAGGCCGACAACAGCGAGTTCGGCGCCACCGATCAGCCCTACTCGGATCCCCAGGTTTGGAATACGACCTTTGTCGGCCCGGGCGTCGCTGCCCAGGACGAGACCACGGGTGACGGCTCGCCCGGTATGTACCTGCGCCGCGGCACGCGCGGTTCAGTGAACAATGCCATCATTACGAACTTCGGCTATCCCGCCGTCATGATCCGTGATGCCCAGACCCAAGCGGAACTGGCCGCCGGCCGCCTCTCGCTCAACGGCATCCTGATGTGGAACAACAACCGCCTGAACCTGTCCCTGCCCAACACGGTGGAGGCCCAGGTGACCCAGAGCAGCCCGGCCGGCACCGATGCCTTGGCCTATGCCAACGATCCGCTCCACAACTTCGTGGCGGCCGATCCGCAGCTCCGCCGGGCCCTGGAATATAGCGATCCCGACCTGCGTCCCGCGATCGGCTCACCCGCGCTCAGCCTGCGCTGGAACGCCCCGCCGGACGACGGCTTCTTCGACCAGTGGGCCAACTTCTGCGGCGCCTTCGATGGCGACAACGACTGGTCTGAGGAATGGACCAGCTTCCTGCGCGACGAAGACATCGCGCCGAAACAGTAACTCCCTGACACGACTTGGGGCCCGGGCCATCGCCTGGGCCCCGTTTTTATGAAGCTACTTGTCGCACTCTTCTGCCTGGCCGCCAGCGCCGGGCCCTCCAATGAAATCGTCGCTCGCGCCGCGGCGTGCACCTTTGGCCCGCGGGCCGGAGTGCAGGCGCGCGTGGAGCAGCACGGCAAGACAACCGTGATTGCCAACTGGATTCAGCCGCTGGACGTGCCTTACTGGACCGTCGACGTCCCGCGCATCGGGCGGTATGCCGTGGAGTTGGTCTACGCAGCCAAGCCCGCGAGCGCGGGTGTCCGGTTCACGGTCACCCTGCAGGGCTACAGCATGGGCATGACCAAGGGCGTAGTCCAAGCCACCAAGGATGAGAAGCTGGAAACCTTCCGC encodes the following:
- a CDS encoding M16 family metallopeptidase yields the protein MLSATASAQALPQGVQKVTSVEGITEYRLNNGLRVLLFPDPTKSNITVNITYLVGSRHEDYGETGMAHLLEHLMFKGSTNHPNVPKELQDHGARPNGTTWFDRTNYFETFNATDENLLWALSLEADRMVNSFIAKKDLDSEMTVVRNEFESGENDPDSILEERVMSTAYLWHNYGKSTIGARSDLEQVPIERLQAFWKHFYQPDNAVLVVAGKFDEAKTLTLVEKLYGPIPKPARQLRRTYTAEPTQDGERSVTLRRVGDVQAVAAVWHIPPGSHEEFAPMEMAGRILGDAPSGRLYKALVETKKAASISTSEYQLKDPGVFIAHASVRTESSLADARKTLLDTVDEVKTKPFTKEELERVRANWLKNFDLALNNSAAIALQLSEWQGMGDWRLLFLHRDRIKKVTLEQVQKAAEKYLIASNRTVGEFIPDKAPLRAEIPTAPDVTALVKDYKGEAVVSQGESFDASPENIDKRTIRGDLKGGIKLSFINKKTRGNQVVATLSLHFGDENNLKGKDFAAGFAGQMLMRGTAKHTRQQIKDEFDRLKASVSVGGSETGASVRITTTKENLQPVLTLVAELLKESTFPQTEFDQLKQQMLAQLEQSKSDPQAIAFLAVQRHLNPYPKDDVRYIRTVDEEVESVKALTLDEVKAFHKQFYGASHGEFVVIGDFDPETTQKQVSDLFNDWKSQQKFARVKKEYKAIEAESVVFETPDKANAMFIAGLPVKINDTNPDYPAMLLGNYILGSGMNSRLFARIRGKEGLSYGVGAQFVVSPEDDSGIFMAFAICAPQNAAKVEASFKDEVGLILAKGYSADEVEAAKKSLLQARQVSRANDGELVSRLAGQRFYNRTMAFDSEIEAKIQKLTLADIQAAMKKYIDVSRMSIYKAGDFKKAAATN
- a CDS encoding YkgJ family cysteine cluster protein, which encodes MITDLVQIRRLGEQKRGENERFRRHIKTHSFVERRLRHIAEETEEAIDCTTCANCCKVATVTLTERDVTKLAKFLRIKEGKFLREYTEQSEEEGLILKRDEDTGCVFLSGTECTVYEARPATCGDFPHLVRGAGSLQSRTWQFIDRACYCPIVYNTLEKWKVETEFSPSPK
- a CDS encoding PQQ-binding-like beta-propeller repeat protein, giving the protein MFQKLIVAFGLGVLLTGGVVYIAMKNRAPEPVPVSVAAPAPTPTPAVAEPTPPPAPEPAPPQQEPVKPKPVAKPAKTQSRPVAVAKYDPPVPPPGVQEQPRPAAVPPPVVTNPEPPPMEKPVAAPPAMRPEPKPAPRQPHSVTVPAGTMITVRLREELSTKNSQDGQNFTATLDQPLVVDGFVIAERGSSQRGRVVELDRAGRVKGRAALAVELTELSTADGQKVAVKTDSFRKEAESGVKGDMAKAGVAAGIGAAIGAIAGGGKGAAIGAGVGGAAGAGGVLATRGKDASLPSETRLTFRLKEPLTLTEKLDD
- the dusB gene encoding tRNA dihydrouridine synthase DusB, whose translation is MANFPAAYKVGPVEIRPATVLAPMAGVTDTVFRRLIRNQGGCGLIMTEFTSSHGVVASGRHPNRKSIKSFHYLYFEPEEHPISAQLFGSDPEIMSEAAKVCQDNGFDAVDINFGCPVKKVVTCNGGSGLLRNLPLVEELLKRVRSSISIPLTMKFRAGWNDKELVHVQMAKLAEDNGVAAIALHPRTREQGYSGRADWTRIAEVKDAVKIPVIGNGDITTPEDAIRMVRETGCDAVMIGRAASSNPWIFRQIAEYLEGKPYFQPTEHDRWQMMHTYYTMLLTKRSLDAVGKMKQFATYFTHGVRNGAKLRTAIYQSREASEILSLVNQFFERELTSPDEKLATVLL
- the rnhA gene encoding ribonuclease HI, whose product is MKKVQAITDGSCLGNPGRGGWACILRYGGHTKEMYGSERETTNNRMELTAAIQALAALREACEVEIVTDSQYVKNGIQTWMAGWKRNGWKTAAKKPVMNQDLWVELDEQVQRHKTDWVWTKGHANHADNNRCDELARMAAENQSSS